From a region of the Heptranchias perlo isolate sHepPer1 unplaced genomic scaffold, sHepPer1.hap1 HAP1_SCAFFOLD_59, whole genome shotgun sequence genome:
- the LOC137316363 gene encoding NACHT, LRR and PYD domains-containing protein 3-like has product MAESPNRGKDPTSSTRMQMDTDPNTAITELLTKCDDYQLFQLTKFYRDRLEQAIEEGVEGVNFVLTYEKHFSGQEYHKVTELAEKGNRADSSKLLLNLVMEKGSRARRVMWESFVKMHRIPKLVKILKEIQELGPDPFDYMNIGRGLSEIPSHLKDVQQKHKETLRVQTETLRVNTILIKEKVKIFQLVTLYTELTVISTVRDRTLVEHELLARGREHEEWREKHLRRELEKIRTDQLFQSSFSKRKSKSGSSAAVSGVAGIGKTTMVQKIVYDWATGKIYPYFQFVFSFKFRDLNAINCGINLRNLILDLFPYFGNILGELWKNPEGLLFIFDGLDEFKDSIDFADNRRNTEADYICTDPEDQCEVSEIVYSLIQHKLLPGCSVLLTSRPTALHLLEKAEISVWAEIMGFDGEERKEYFNNFFEDQAVAAAVFKHVEENEILYTMCYNPSYCWILCLSLGPFFTQRDRKQQRVPKTITQLYSYYIYNILKNHGREIESPRDVLLKAGEMAFTGVSEKKIVFRNGDLIKSNLQPSQFLSGFMMELLERDDSAQSVVYTFPHLTIQEFVAALAQFLTPDPGDIRKLLSEAHSKEDGRFEIFLRFVVGLSSSQSARPLEEFLGPFLHQTICGVIDWVKEKVEGQIGKTERETGKRNLLNTFHYLFESQNQTLARVTVGSVETLTFHGLGLTPIDCAVLSHVIGLCDTIKHLNLGSCSIRCEGLQRLRSVLHKCQVLRLAGNQLEDSGVKLLSAALRNPDCKIQTLELWYNGLTTSCADDLSSALSTNRSLTVLNLGNNKLGDSGMKLLFTALRNPDCKIQELRLDDVGLTDSCTEDLVSALSTNRSLTDLNLGSNSFTDRSVPALRSLILTRRSLERIWLWENQFSSNGKRHLESLRESRPGLSVGV; this is encoded by the exons atccgaacactgcaatcactgagctcctgacaaagtgcgacgattaccagctgttccagttgacgaaattctaccgggacagactggaacaggcgattgaagaggGAGTGGAGGGCGTCAACTTCGTATTAACGTATGAGAaacatttcagtggacaagagtATCAC aaagtcaCTGAGCTCgcggagaagggaaacagggcagacagttccaaacttctcctcaatctggtgatggagaaaggctcccgggcccgaagggtgatgtgggaatcctttgtgaaaatgcacagAATACCAAAGTTGgtcaaaatactgaaagagattcAGGAACTTG gtcctgatccatttgattatatgaacatcggacgaggtttatctgaaatacccagtcacctgaaag atgttcaacagaaacacaaggaaacactccgggtccaaactgaaacactgagagtgaacacgatcttaataaaggagaaggttaagattttccagctggtcactctatacactgaactaacggtcatttctactgttcgagatcggacacttgtagaacatgaactgctggcaagaggccgagagcatgaagagtggagagagaaacatctccggagagaactggaaaaaatccgaactgatcaattgttccagagcagcTTTTCCAagagaaaatccaaatctggaagttcagcagcagtgagtggagtcgcggggattggaaaaacaacaatggtacaaaagattgtttatgactgggccactgggaaaatatacccatactttcaatttgttttcagttttaaattccgggatttgaacgctattAACTGTGGAATAAACCTGAGGAACCTGATACTAGATTTGTttccttactttgggaatattctgggagagctctggaagaacccagagggattactgtttatattcgatggtttagatgaattcaaggacagtatcgattttgctgacaatcggagaaatacagaggctgattacatctgcacagatcctgaagaccagtgtgaagtgtctgaaattgtgtacagtttaatacagcacaagctgctcccaggatgttcagtgctattgaccagccgccccactgcattacatttattggaaaaggctgagatcagtgtttgggctgAAATCATGGGATTTGATGGtgaggaacggaaggaatatttcaacaatttttttgaagatcaggcggtggcagcagctgttttcaaacatgtggaggagaacgagatcctgtacaccatgtgttacaacccttcctactgctggatcctctgtctgtcactgggtcccttcttcacacaaagagacaggaaacagcagcgagttcccaagaccatcacccaactatattcctactatatttacaacattctgaaaaaccatggccgagagattgaatccccccgtgatgtgttactgaaggccggtgagatggccttcactggagtctccgagaagaagattgtgtttagaaatggagatttgatcaagtccaatctgcaaccttcccagttcctgtctgggttcatgatggaacttttggagagagatgattctgcccagagtgtggtttacacattcccgcacctcaccatccaagagtttgtggccgcactcgcacaattcctgactccagatccaggggacatccggaaactcctcagtgaagcccacagcaaggaagatgggcgatttgagatatttctccgttttgttgtcggtctctcctcctcacagtcagctcggcccctggaggagtttctgggtccatttcttcatcaaacgatctgcggagtgattgactgggtgaaggagaaggttgaaggacagATTGGAAAGACAGAGCGTGAAACTGGGAAAAggaacctcctgaacacattccactacctgtttgagtctcagaatcaaacactggctcgggtcacagtgggatctgtggaaacactAACATTTCATGGATTgggactgaccccgattgactgtgcggtcctgtctcatgtcattggactctgtgatacaataaaacacctcAATCTGGGGAGCTGCTCCATTcggtgtgaaggactccagcggctgagATCCGtactgcacaaatgccaggtgttgag actggcaGGAAATCAACTggaagattcaggagtgaaactattgtctgcggctctgaggaacccggactgtaaaatacagacactgga GTTATGGTACAACGGTCTCACAACTTCTTGTGCCgatgatctctcctccgctctcagtacaaaccggtcactgacggttctgaacctgggtaataataaactgggagattcaggaatgAAACTACTGTttacggctctgaggaacccggactgtaaaatacaggaactgcg tctggatgatgtcggtctcacagattcttgtaccgaggatctcgtctccgctctcagtacaaaccggtcactgacggatctgaacctgggatcaaactccttcacagaccgatctgtccccgctctccgctccctcatactgacccgcaggagtctggagcggatctg gctgtgggagaatcagttcagttcaaacggaaagagacacctggagtcactgcgggaatccagacccggactgagtgtgggagtgtga